A window of the Loxodonta africana isolate mLoxAfr1 chromosome 3, mLoxAfr1.hap2, whole genome shotgun sequence genome harbors these coding sequences:
- the C3H1orf174 gene encoding UPF0688 protein C1orf174 homolog isoform X3: MRSRKLPDGVRSSARLRSRGCPAAELASAQEVDVPKSAKAVCLTSSSHKTDRRISKKFKHDKDNLVKSELQKLVTKSASASLPKIAPKTPCANEPLELGGHCTEPPGNEAGATAQQEAEGLPLSHCGILRDECPTQTDDGLSPPKHSAAPEAQLSNSSSAAQDESALEAEEAQKPPLQMDNSVFLDDDSNQPMPVSRFFGNVELMQDLPPASSACPSMSRREFRKMHFRAKDDDDEDDDAEM, encoded by the exons CTCCCAGATGGAGTGCGGTCATCAGCCCGCCTGAGGAGCCGAGGGTGCCCAGCCGCCGAGTTGGCCTCTGCACAGGAAGTGGATGTCCCCAAGTCGGCCAAGGCCGTGTGTCTG ACTTCATCGTCACACAAAACTGACAGGCGAATTTCCAAGAAGTTCAAGCATGACAAAGATAATCTTGTGAAATCAGAGTTACAGAAGCTCGTCACTAAAAGTGCTAGTGCTTCCTTGCCAAAAATAGCACCCAAGACCCCTTGCGCAAACGAGCCTCTGGAGCTTGGTGGACACTGCACAGAGCCCCCAGGCAACGAGGCTGGCGCGACTGCGCAGCAGGAGGCTGAAGGCCTCCCACTCAGCCACTGTGGCATCCTAAGGGACGAGTGTCCTACACAGACTGACGATGGCTTGTCCCCGCCAAAGCACAGCGCAGCTCCTGAAGCACAATTGTCTAACAGCAGCTCCGCAGCACAGGATGAGTCAGCGCTGGAAGCCGAGGAGGCACAGAAGCCACCACTTCAGATGGACAACAGCGTCTTCCTTGACGACGACAGCAACCAGCCCATGCCCGTGAGCCGGTTCTTCGGGAACGTTGAGCTCATGCAG gaccttccacctGCGTCTTCAGCTTGTCCTTCCATGAGCAGACGAGAATTCAGGAAAATGCATTTCAGAGCCAAAGATGATGACGATGAAGATGATGATGCAGAAATGTAG
- the C3H1orf174 gene encoding UPF0688 protein C1orf174 homolog isoform X1 — MRSRKLPDGVRSSARLRSRGCPAAELASAQEVDVPKSAKAVCLTSSSHKTDRRISKKFKHDKDNLVKSELQKLVTKSASASLPKIAPKTPCANEPLELGGHCTEPPGNEAGATAQQEAEGLPLSHCGILRDECPTQTDDGLSPPKHSAAPEAQLSNSSSAAQDESALEAEEAQKPPLQMDNSVFLDDDSNQPMPVSRFFGNVELMQVLSRQFPLIATLCTTEQNTARFCIVLTITAMPHLSKRRKYKTIVISTPEEKVKALLAGGTPALSRLRVTAVVRLVLDLPPASSACPSMSRREFRKMHFRAKDDDDEDDDAEM; from the exons CTCCCAGATGGAGTGCGGTCATCAGCCCGCCTGAGGAGCCGAGGGTGCCCAGCCGCCGAGTTGGCCTCTGCACAGGAAGTGGATGTCCCCAAGTCGGCCAAGGCCGTGTGTCTG ACTTCATCGTCACACAAAACTGACAGGCGAATTTCCAAGAAGTTCAAGCATGACAAAGATAATCTTGTGAAATCAGAGTTACAGAAGCTCGTCACTAAAAGTGCTAGTGCTTCCTTGCCAAAAATAGCACCCAAGACCCCTTGCGCAAACGAGCCTCTGGAGCTTGGTGGACACTGCACAGAGCCCCCAGGCAACGAGGCTGGCGCGACTGCGCAGCAGGAGGCTGAAGGCCTCCCACTCAGCCACTGTGGCATCCTAAGGGACGAGTGTCCTACACAGACTGACGATGGCTTGTCCCCGCCAAAGCACAGCGCAGCTCCTGAAGCACAATTGTCTAACAGCAGCTCCGCAGCACAGGATGAGTCAGCGCTGGAAGCCGAGGAGGCACAGAAGCCACCACTTCAGATGGACAACAGCGTCTTCCTTGACGACGACAGCAACCAGCCCATGCCCGTGAGCCGGTTCTTCGGGAACGTTGAGCTCATGCAG gtgctgtcgagacagtttccactcatagcgaccttgtgtacaacagaacaaaacactgcccgcttCTGCAtcgtcctcacaatcactgctatgccgCACCTcagcaaaagaagaaaatacaaaacaataGTAATTTCAACCCCAGAGGAGAAGGTGAAAGCATTGCTGGCTGGGGGCACCCCTGCGCTCTCCCGGCTGAGAGTAACTGCTGTGGTGAGACTGGTGCTG gaccttccacctGCGTCTTCAGCTTGTCCTTCCATGAGCAGACGAGAATTCAGGAAAATGCATTTCAGAGCCAAAGATGATGACGATGAAGATGATGATGCAGAAATGTAG
- the C3H1orf174 gene encoding UPF0688 protein C1orf174 homolog isoform X2, with amino-acid sequence MRSRKTSSSHKTDRRISKKFKHDKDNLVKSELQKLVTKSASASLPKIAPKTPCANEPLELGGHCTEPPGNEAGATAQQEAEGLPLSHCGILRDECPTQTDDGLSPPKHSAAPEAQLSNSSSAAQDESALEAEEAQKPPLQMDNSVFLDDDSNQPMPVSRFFGNVELMQVLSRQFPLIATLCTTEQNTARFCIVLTITAMPHLSKRRKYKTIVISTPEEKVKALLAGGTPALSRLRVTAVVRLVLDLPPASSACPSMSRREFRKMHFRAKDDDDEDDDAEM; translated from the exons ACTTCATCGTCACACAAAACTGACAGGCGAATTTCCAAGAAGTTCAAGCATGACAAAGATAATCTTGTGAAATCAGAGTTACAGAAGCTCGTCACTAAAAGTGCTAGTGCTTCCTTGCCAAAAATAGCACCCAAGACCCCTTGCGCAAACGAGCCTCTGGAGCTTGGTGGACACTGCACAGAGCCCCCAGGCAACGAGGCTGGCGCGACTGCGCAGCAGGAGGCTGAAGGCCTCCCACTCAGCCACTGTGGCATCCTAAGGGACGAGTGTCCTACACAGACTGACGATGGCTTGTCCCCGCCAAAGCACAGCGCAGCTCCTGAAGCACAATTGTCTAACAGCAGCTCCGCAGCACAGGATGAGTCAGCGCTGGAAGCCGAGGAGGCACAGAAGCCACCACTTCAGATGGACAACAGCGTCTTCCTTGACGACGACAGCAACCAGCCCATGCCCGTGAGCCGGTTCTTCGGGAACGTTGAGCTCATGCAG gtgctgtcgagacagtttccactcatagcgaccttgtgtacaacagaacaaaacactgcccgcttCTGCAtcgtcctcacaatcactgctatgccgCACCTcagcaaaagaagaaaatacaaaacaataGTAATTTCAACCCCAGAGGAGAAGGTGAAAGCATTGCTGGCTGGGGGCACCCCTGCGCTCTCCCGGCTGAGAGTAACTGCTGTGGTGAGACTGGTGCTG gaccttccacctGCGTCTTCAGCTTGTCCTTCCATGAGCAGACGAGAATTCAGGAAAATGCATTTCAGAGCCAAAGATGATGACGATGAAGATGATGATGCAGAAATGTAG